DNA sequence from the Desmodus rotundus isolate HL8 chromosome 4, HLdesRot8A.1, whole genome shotgun sequence genome:
GAGTAATAATAAAGAGAAACTTGCATGCTTTATTCCACATTCAGTGTATGAGTCTTTTacaataaattatgtatttctctgttagattaaaaagaaagggaaaaataacaatgCTGGGTCTTGCTTTTTAGGGTATATTCAGACGGCAGAAACAAGTAGTTTATTTTATAACACAAGGGAGGATGAGTTTACTtctactttctaaataaaattataaaaataatatatttcaaacaCAGAAAAGTCCCCACAAACTAATATGCAAAGTGAGGTTGTGTTggtaattaattcattttattcacaTACCGCAAACAAATCCAACATTTATCAACAACTGGGATGGGAACATCTGCTTTCCCAGGTGACTAGAAAAGGAAGATAATTCTCTTTTTACAGAGTCACATATTCATGTTTTCAGGTACTCATAAAGTATCTATGAGGCCTCATATAAATTATATGATAGGAAAAGGAGGGGCATATTACATAGTTACACAAAGAAAAGATACGTAATATTTCAGGCTAGTTCTCACGTAAGTGCAGTGTTAGATACGTGTAGGGGAGACAGTGCTCTGAAATAATACATAAAGTGGAATTTAGCAGGAACCTTGACTTGCCTGGCATTTATCTGGGTTGAGCACAACTTGACCACccttataaatatatttccacATGATCTCACTCCTCCCCAACACTGCCCCCACCGCCCGTCCCTATCCTTTTTCTCTTTACTAGCCTTGAGGCAGTGTGTATAAAAGACATTAGGAGACTGTAAAAAGCTACTTAGCTGCAGACTCCTTGGCAGCCATCCACCCTCGCGCTGACGTCTCCTAGCCCTGGGAGCAACTCCAGCTCAGTTCTCTCCACCATGGGCTTCAGACCCAGCACCTACTCCTCCCATGCCCGTGCCAGCCCACTTCATGTTTTACAGGTGTTGCTGCCACTGTCACTGCTCCTGATTGCGCTGGTTCCCTCCACCAGTGGAAAAAGTAAGAGAACTTTAGGAAGGGCTGACAGTGGAGttcctgctttccctgtgtctgtGGCTGCTTCCGCTGCAGCTGTGTCTGGGGGAAACTGATGGGTGGTCTTGGGGCTGAGGAAGGAAGTTATAGTAATAACTCTAAGTGGAGGAGCTACGGTTAGTGGGCACTTAACGTGTACCAGGCTTTCTTCTCCGGTACTTTACGAAAGGTTTCAGATCATATTCACAGTGGCCTTGTGAGAGAGCAACAATTCTCTTAGAAGGGGACTGAGGAATCAAGTCAATACATAAGAGCCTTAAGGTAACCTAACCACTAATGAGTGCCACAGTTTCTATCCCAGCTACGGGTGTGGATAAGGAACGGTACGTTGAACTTCGCTGCAAGTGTGTAAAGACTGTCTC
Encoded proteins:
- the PPBP gene encoding platelet basic protein, yielding MGFRPSTYSSHARASPLHVLQVLLPLSLLLIALVPSTSGKISIPATGVDKERYVELRCKCVKTVSGIHPSNIQNVNVMKAGPHCSRVEVIATLKNGKEICLDPEAPRIRKIVQKILEGGGSAA